A stretch of the Leptospira kirschneri serovar Cynopteri str. 3522 CT genome encodes the following:
- a CDS encoding glycosyltransferase family protein, with protein sequence MSGTRSTRKVYAFIQARTGSSRLPGKVLLEFPPGSGKTLIDRIYDRILTVLPKEQIVYLIPEEDKELHYFLNQRNYLFFAGDLLDVRRRYIEAADFFNADSILRLTGDNPFYDTIHLDQLLQSFQFFESDLSYVSGLPLGMGGEIFTRKALEWAPNTLEEKHKEHVSLHIKENPDRFRITKLSSLLSEKEKLILPKLRLTIDEPKDFETTSQIFNLLNEQNPIFGARECIDLFKIDPNVFTNQDVEQIRFQTLSVQKTKHSKIGIFAGDPKDFGSGHFERSRILFALLAAMPFETFWLGEFPKEEDLDLLIIDSRDISIPEYSKTKVLLLDHFGSDRKKFHHYDLLPHSDIEDHFSLDQILIPPRLLNLDKKQIDNSYILCYAGNIDSRSTFSLDSFLESLSFSENIPKIVRIGGADTLSERIEFIPRVSKFKFQNLLATCSGFVGYFGQSLFEAIFLDKKVCTYSIGPVHFSLSSLCEKKYGIPFAGDLNSISFGNEVKLQLSSQPVSGKGYSKLLGEIERILK encoded by the coding sequence ATGAGTGGTACACGTTCAACGCGTAAAGTCTACGCGTTCATCCAAGCCAGGACTGGTTCTTCGAGACTACCTGGAAAGGTTTTATTAGAATTTCCTCCTGGTTCCGGAAAAACCCTCATCGATAGGATTTACGATAGGATTCTGACCGTTCTGCCAAAAGAACAAATCGTTTATCTCATTCCCGAAGAAGACAAAGAACTACACTACTTTTTAAATCAAAGAAATTATCTTTTTTTTGCAGGGGATTTACTCGATGTTAGACGAAGATACATTGAAGCGGCAGATTTTTTTAACGCAGATTCGATTTTGCGTCTAACGGGGGATAATCCGTTTTACGATACAATTCATCTGGATCAACTTTTACAATCGTTTCAATTTTTTGAATCGGATCTTTCTTACGTTTCCGGACTTCCCTTAGGTATGGGAGGAGAAATTTTCACAAGAAAGGCTCTTGAATGGGCACCTAACACTTTAGAAGAAAAACATAAAGAACACGTTAGTCTACACATCAAGGAAAATCCAGATCGTTTTCGTATAACGAAACTTTCCTCCTTACTTTCGGAAAAAGAAAAGTTAATCCTTCCAAAACTCAGACTTACGATCGACGAACCAAAAGATTTCGAAACTACTTCCCAGATTTTTAATCTTTTGAATGAGCAAAATCCTATTTTCGGAGCCAGAGAATGTATAGATCTTTTTAAAATAGATCCTAACGTTTTTACAAATCAGGATGTGGAACAAATCCGTTTTCAAACTTTATCGGTTCAAAAAACTAAACATTCTAAAATCGGAATTTTTGCAGGTGATCCGAAAGATTTCGGAAGTGGTCATTTTGAACGTTCCAGAATTCTATTTGCATTATTAGCCGCAATGCCTTTCGAAACATTCTGGTTGGGAGAATTTCCCAAAGAAGAAGATTTAGATCTGTTAATCATAGACTCCAGAGACATTTCAATTCCAGAATATTCAAAAACTAAGGTGCTTCTTCTAGATCATTTTGGTTCGGACAGAAAAAAATTCCATCACTACGACCTTCTTCCTCATTCTGACATAGAAGATCATTTTTCTCTAGATCAAATTCTGATCCCTCCGAGACTTCTTAATTTAGATAAAAAACAGATCGATAATTCGTATATTCTTTGTTATGCGGGGAATATAGATTCTCGCTCCACATTCAGTTTGGATTCTTTTTTAGAATCCTTGAGTTTTAGTGAAAATATTCCTAAAATCGTCCGTATAGGTGGAGCCGACACTCTGTCTGAACGAATCGAATTCATTCCTAGAGTTTCTAAATTTAAATTTCAAAATCTTTTAGCGACTTGTTCCGGTTTTGTGGGTTATTTCGGTCAGTCTTTGTTCGAAGCTATCTTTTTAGATAAAAAAGTTTGCACGTATTCTATCGGTCCGGTCCATTTTTCTCTTTCGTCACTTTGTGAAAAAAAATACGGTATCCCTTTCGCAGGTGATCTAAACTCTATTTCTTTCGGGAACGAAGTAAAATTACAATTAAGTTCTCAACCTGTCAGCGGCAAAGGTTATTCTAAACTGCTTGGGGAAATCGAGCGGATTTTAAAATGA
- a CDS encoding citrate/2-methylcitrate synthase produces the protein MSEFIEIKVGEKSYQFPLISGTDGKKGIDIRELHQKTGLISYDPGFFNTAYAVSRISRRDPNSGELNYRGYDVADLVQHSTFVETSYLLIYGKLPTEQQLKDFSLKLSKHSLIHEDMINLFDGFPGKGHPLAVLSVMVTSLSSYYPEEYEESLDKGIDHSARLLAKIRTIAAFSYKKIVGQPFVYPLDKHPYCTNFLYMLFSIPSKDYIPTEDIDRILNQLWILYADHEQNVSNTTVQVIGSTQANLFASISSAINALWGSREGGRQVAAVGLIEDILKSRKSVPEYFEKFKGDSERLFSNGFGHKAYEAKSRRAIIASKLFHDFYKKNPIGPIAEVALKVEEYMHNDEYYINQKLYPNLEFYSAVIFNSLGIPKELFTAMQVIGKLPGWLAHWREQRVSGNYSKARPKQIYSGEMGRKYIPLSER, from the coding sequence ATGAGTGAATTCATTGAAATCAAAGTTGGGGAAAAATCCTATCAGTTTCCGTTGATCTCCGGAACGGACGGTAAAAAAGGAATCGATATTAGAGAACTTCATCAAAAGACCGGACTAATTTCTTACGATCCGGGATTTTTTAACACCGCTTACGCTGTTAGTCGAATCTCCCGAAGAGATCCGAATTCAGGTGAACTAAACTATCGTGGTTACGACGTAGCAGATTTAGTACAACATTCTACATTTGTGGAAACCAGTTATCTATTGATTTATGGCAAACTCCCGACGGAACAGCAGCTTAAAGACTTCTCTCTAAAACTATCTAAACACTCTTTGATTCACGAAGACATGATCAATTTATTTGATGGATTTCCGGGTAAAGGTCATCCTCTAGCAGTTCTGTCCGTAATGGTAACTTCTCTTTCCAGTTATTATCCAGAAGAATACGAAGAATCCTTGGACAAAGGAATTGATCATTCCGCAAGACTTCTTGCAAAGATTAGAACGATCGCAGCTTTTTCTTACAAAAAAATCGTAGGACAACCCTTCGTATATCCCCTAGATAAACATCCTTATTGTACGAATTTTCTTTATATGTTATTTTCAATCCCTTCTAAGGACTACATTCCCACCGAAGACATAGATCGAATTTTGAACCAACTCTGGATACTTTATGCGGATCACGAACAAAACGTATCCAACACAACCGTTCAAGTGATCGGTTCCACACAAGCCAACTTATTCGCTTCCATATCTTCTGCGATCAATGCGCTTTGGGGTTCTAGAGAAGGCGGTCGCCAAGTCGCGGCAGTAGGATTGATAGAAGACATTCTCAAATCCAGAAAATCCGTACCAGAATACTTTGAAAAATTCAAAGGAGATTCCGAAAGATTATTCTCGAACGGTTTTGGACACAAGGCATACGAAGCAAAAAGTAGAAGAGCGATCATCGCAAGTAAATTGTTTCACGATTTTTACAAAAAAAATCCTATTGGACCAATCGCAGAAGTAGCTCTTAAAGTCGAAGAGTACATGCATAATGATGAATATTACATCAATCAAAAGTTGTATCCGAATTTAGAGTTCTACAGCGCGGTAATTTTTAATTCACTTGGAATACCAAAAGAACTTTTTACGGCTATGCAGGTAATCGGAAAACTTCCGGGTTGGCTGGCACACTGGAGAGAACAAAGGGTTTCCGGAAATTACAGCAAAGCTCGTCCAAAACAAATCTATTCGGGAGAAATGGGTAGAAAATACATTCCACTTTCGGAAAGATAA